In one window of Streptomyces sp. NBC_01224 DNA:
- a CDS encoding DUF7848 domain-containing protein encodes MSPFSVIRFVPHTIRSHPDIPTVYSAACRSCGWSVAARPDQEAVDTACMAHAGDSNHRQFQRFSAGRAFVVREGEDDVSST; translated from the coding sequence GTGAGTCCCTTCTCCGTCATCCGGTTCGTCCCGCACACCATCCGGTCACACCCGGACATCCCGACGGTGTACTCCGCCGCGTGCCGGTCCTGCGGGTGGTCGGTGGCAGCCAGGCCCGATCAGGAAGCCGTCGACACGGCGTGCATGGCCCATGCCGGCGACAGCAACCATCGGCAGTTCCAGCGGTTTTCTGCTGGCCGCGCGTTCGTCGTCAGGGAAGGTGAAGACGATGTGTCCTCCACATGA
- a CDS encoding IS630 family transposase → MSVSAGVPAPRRGPKLEPLLLSVDERAVLERWARRATSAQAVALRARIVLACAGPDVPPIVVVARDLRVAADTVRKWRRRFLAARLDGLMDEPRPGRPPTISVDQVEAVVVSTLEEMPKNATHWSRKSMADRSGLSKSTVGRIWRKFHLKPHLTDTFKLSADPLFVEKVYDVVGLYFNPPEGAVVLSVDEKSQIQALDRSQPVLPMMPGMPERRTHDYVRNGLTTLFAAFDVATGEVITSLHRRHRAAEFKKFLIKIEKEVPGHLQVHLICDNYGTHKTPAIKAWLAKHPRFHLHFTPTSSSWINQVERWFGFLADQKIRRGSHKSVRSLEADIRAWVKEWNENPTPFIWTKTAEEILDSLARFCRRISGAGH, encoded by the coding sequence ATGAGTGTTTCTGCGGGTGTGCCCGCACCGCGTCGTGGTCCGAAGCTGGAACCGTTGTTGTTGTCCGTTGACGAGCGTGCGGTGCTGGAGCGTTGGGCCCGGCGGGCGACGTCTGCGCAGGCGGTGGCGTTACGGGCGCGGATCGTGCTGGCGTGTGCAGGCCCTGACGTTCCGCCGATTGTTGTGGTGGCGCGGGATCTTCGGGTAGCGGCGGATACGGTCCGCAAGTGGCGTCGGCGGTTCCTGGCCGCCCGGCTGGACGGGTTGATGGACGAGCCCCGGCCGGGTCGACCGCCCACCATCAGCGTCGACCAGGTGGAGGCCGTCGTGGTCAGCACGTTGGAGGAGATGCCGAAGAACGCCACGCACTGGTCGCGCAAGTCGATGGCCGACCGCAGCGGGCTGTCGAAGTCGACCGTGGGCCGAATCTGGCGCAAGTTCCATCTCAAGCCTCATCTGACGGACACCTTCAAACTGTCGGCGGACCCCTTGTTCGTGGAGAAGGTCTACGACGTGGTCGGGCTGTACTTCAATCCGCCCGAAGGGGCGGTGGTGCTGTCGGTGGACGAGAAGTCGCAGATCCAGGCGCTGGACCGGTCTCAGCCGGTGCTGCCGATGATGCCGGGCATGCCCGAGCGTCGCACCCACGACTACGTCCGCAACGGTCTGACCACCCTCTTCGCGGCCTTCGACGTCGCGACCGGCGAAGTCATCACCTCGCTGCACCGTCGGCACCGGGCAGCGGAGTTCAAGAAGTTCCTCATCAAGATCGAAAAGGAGGTTCCCGGGCACCTCCAGGTCCACCTGATCTGCGATAACTACGGCACCCACAAGACGCCCGCCATCAAGGCATGGCTGGCCAAACACCCCCGATTCCACCTGCACTTCACCCCTACCAGTTCGTCCTGGATCAACCAGGTGGAGAGGTGGTTCGGCTTCCTCGCCGACCAGAAGATCCGCCGCGGCTCCCACAAAAGCGTGCGTTCCCTGGAAGCCGACATCCGTGCGTGGGTAAAGGAGTGGAACGAAAACCCAACACCGTTCATCTGGACCAAGACGGCCGAGGAGATCCTCGACTCCCTCGCCCGCTTCTGCCGACGGATCTCCGGCGCAGGACACTAG
- a CDS encoding recombinase family protein: MAATTSGDRWVVYVRLSRDTDESTSVERQTEEGCRWVEDVAHGVVVAVVVDTDVSGEVSPWKRKHLAEWLEPVPPKPFDGMVALRVDRWARRVVWFSSLLDWCRDNGKRINTVRMNIDPSTREGRMFAGIAAMFAENELEVIKERAQETRDTLRQMGRWPGGRVPYGRVKVHLGHHPETGKSLGWRLGDHDHRCGVIRKAADNILGLTGRPRTTPHAEVQRLNKEGELTESDCRLVDAGKEPKGTKWLRETLVRILLNPTTAGVITDHEGRIVRGDDGLPVMIARPILTLDEQDQLRELTESTPQSETQRARTEKPRRKNVSPLTYVQHCYECGGRTYRDGSTEVRNDGYRRGLRYRCPSRSKGLDCPGVNIVADPVEKWVGEEFLQRHGSMAYILEEHVPEVSYTNDIKAAESALDELEADRRAGVYKGGAVERFRTQHKSLTERLERLRGLPTREVTTVLKDTGRTVATEWHRHNELILRSSAVNEKGEFIVDDPEERKALRERGEQGHNNLYQLFRVRIEVKRAAVKGSRSFDPKRLVFTYQPEEDPEAAALEAIAAEEATD, from the coding sequence ACGTCTCCGGAGAGGTATCTCCGTGGAAGCGCAAGCATTTGGCGGAGTGGTTGGAGCCTGTCCCGCCGAAGCCGTTTGACGGCATGGTGGCATTGCGCGTCGACAGGTGGGCCCGTCGTGTCGTCTGGTTCTCCAGCCTTCTGGACTGGTGCAGGGACAACGGCAAGCGCATCAACACCGTGCGAATGAACATCGACCCGAGCACCCGAGAGGGCCGGATGTTCGCCGGCATCGCGGCGATGTTCGCAGAGAACGAATTGGAGGTCATCAAGGAGCGCGCGCAGGAAACTCGCGACACCCTCCGGCAGATGGGCCGTTGGCCTGGCGGGCGAGTGCCATACGGACGCGTCAAGGTCCATTTGGGGCACCACCCCGAAACGGGTAAGTCGCTCGGGTGGCGACTTGGTGACCACGACCACCGATGCGGCGTAATCCGGAAAGCGGCGGACAACATCCTCGGGCTGACTGGACGCCCCCGGACGACCCCGCACGCGGAAGTTCAGCGGCTCAACAAAGAAGGGGAGCTGACCGAATCAGATTGTCGCCTCGTCGACGCGGGCAAGGAGCCGAAGGGGACCAAGTGGCTCCGCGAGACGTTGGTACGCATCCTGCTGAACCCGACAACCGCCGGGGTCATCACGGACCACGAGGGGCGCATCGTGCGCGGGGACGATGGGCTCCCGGTGATGATTGCCCGTCCCATCCTCACCCTGGACGAGCAAGACCAGCTGCGGGAGCTAACCGAGTCGACGCCGCAGAGCGAGACGCAGCGGGCCCGCACGGAGAAGCCCCGCCGGAAGAACGTAAGCCCCCTGACGTACGTGCAGCACTGCTACGAGTGCGGCGGGCGCACGTACCGGGACGGATCGACCGAAGTGCGGAACGACGGCTACCGGCGCGGACTTCGGTACCGGTGCCCGTCGCGGTCCAAGGGGCTCGACTGCCCTGGCGTGAACATCGTCGCCGATCCAGTCGAGAAGTGGGTGGGGGAGGAATTCCTCCAGCGGCACGGAAGCATGGCGTACATCCTGGAGGAGCACGTGCCTGAGGTCAGCTACACCAATGACATCAAGGCCGCTGAATCCGCACTGGACGAACTTGAGGCCGACCGTCGGGCGGGCGTCTACAAGGGTGGCGCTGTCGAACGGTTCCGCACTCAGCACAAGAGCCTCACAGAACGCCTCGAACGTCTACGCGGCCTGCCGACGCGAGAGGTGACCACCGTGCTCAAGGACACCGGTCGCACGGTCGCCACGGAATGGCACCGCCACAACGAACTCATCCTCCGGTCGTCCGCGGTCAACGAGAAGGGAGAGTTCATCGTCGACGACCCGGAGGAACGTAAGGCGCTGCGCGAACGTGGCGAGCAGGGGCACAACAACCTGTACCAGTTGTTCCGCGTGCGCATCGAGGTGAAGCGCGCGGCGGTCAAGGGCAGCAGGTCGTTCGACCCGAAGCGACTGGTGTTCACGTACCAGCCGGAAGAGGACCCTGAAGCCGCTGCCCTGGAGGCAATCGCAGCGGAGGAGGCGACGGATTGA